Proteins encoded in a region of the Polycladomyces zharkentensis genome:
- a CDS encoding N-acetylmuramoyl-L-alanine amidase encodes MIKICLDPGHGGPDSGAVSKSGLREADVALNLAEKVSGALGQYEGVAVTFTRDRNNSKNYPAPPQGLYKRVDIANQSGADLFLSLHNNCGGGSGFESYAMKGAPSRTLQIQKVITDSVLAFLKGYGIGAHGDAVKNDTEGAHSRIYVLRATKMPAVLLENLFIDNPNEERLLRDGKFLDGLAQAIAEGVAATFGLKKKAAPQPKPMHRVIVDGKSVIDSAYKDKVLAAVSAALDKYQDKVEIIKR; translated from the coding sequence ATGATTAAAATCTGTCTGGATCCTGGACATGGTGGACCTGATTCCGGGGCGGTGTCGAAGTCAGGGTTGCGTGAGGCAGATGTGGCTTTGAATTTGGCCGAGAAAGTGAGCGGCGCACTGGGTCAATATGAAGGCGTGGCCGTTACCTTCACGCGAGACCGGAACAACAGCAAAAACTATCCTGCACCGCCGCAAGGACTTTATAAGCGCGTAGACATTGCAAACCAATCCGGAGCCGATTTATTCTTGTCACTCCACAACAACTGTGGCGGCGGTTCCGGTTTTGAATCTTATGCGATGAAAGGTGCACCGTCCCGCACGTTGCAAATTCAAAAAGTGATTACCGACAGCGTGTTGGCCTTCCTGAAAGGATACGGGATCGGGGCACACGGGGATGCTGTTAAAAACGATACAGAAGGTGCACACTCCCGCATTTATGTTCTGCGTGCCACCAAAATGCCTGCTGTGTTGCTTGAAAACCTGTTCATTGACAACCCGAACGAAGAAAGATTGTTGCGTGACGGTAAATTCCTTGATGGGTTGGCCCAAGCGATTGCGGAAGGCGTGGCCGCTACTTTTGGCTTGAAAAAGAAAGCCGCACCCCAACCGAAGCCGATGCATCGCGTCATCGTGGACGGAAAATCGGTGATTGATTCAGCTTATAAAGATAAAGTGTTGGCGGCAGTGTCGGCGGCGCTGGACAAGTACCAAGACAAAGTGGAGATTATCAAGCGGTAA
- a CDS encoding DUF2726 domain-containing protein encodes MLRENLFDSKTEERLYLYLHSNLSDKFMIHAHVPVFNVFERKKVRNHPKIGEREFSFLEKTNFDFVVVDKDSSNPILIIEFDGLGMGYNTEKEYVQVKETCDPYRKLKLDCKTILCHSAKMPFVIISYPEVELIENQITVLDGIIGTYLANREFNRLFQEDVHLLEEELKNVYDPIQREVIIEQYGLEREVESKYRYNPILRKIMKLQHKLMLEKKLPISCSKILGDPTPLSKKLGYPDQDDEGYDSCLVIAEYRENKKDPEDPFSTKNILCHRKIPVRTFHCKGVVPWILSADIGELLVLLEIANMFGVSVD; translated from the coding sequence ATGCTTAGAGAAAATCTCTTTGATAGCAAGACGGAAGAGCGGTTGTACCTTTATCTTCACTCCAATTTGTCTGATAAATTCATGATTCATGCGCATGTCCCTGTATTTAATGTTTTTGAGAGAAAAAAGGTACGTAATCATCCTAAGATCGGGGAGAGGGAATTTTCCTTTTTAGAAAAAACGAATTTTGATTTTGTTGTGGTGGATAAAGACAGTAGTAATCCAATCCTCATCATTGAGTTCGATGGTTTGGGCATGGGTTACAACACAGAAAAGGAATACGTACAAGTAAAAGAAACGTGTGATCCCTACCGGAAATTGAAGCTCGACTGTAAAACAATACTTTGTCATTCGGCTAAAATGCCATTTGTTATCATTTCCTACCCCGAAGTTGAGCTAATCGAAAATCAAATAACAGTCCTAGATGGGATCATTGGAACTTATTTAGCAAATCGGGAATTTAATCGTCTTTTTCAAGAGGATGTTCATCTATTAGAGGAAGAACTGAAAAATGTTTACGATCCAATTCAGAGAGAAGTCATTATTGAGCAGTATGGGTTGGAAAGGGAAGTCGAAAGCAAATATAGATATAACCCAATCTTGAGGAAAATAATGAAGTTACAACATAAATTGATGCTTGAAAAAAAGCTACCTATTAGCTGTTCCAAAATCCTCGGGGATCCGACTCCCTTATCTAAAAAACTCGGCTATCCTGACCAGGATGATGAAGGATATGATTCGTGTCTGGTAATTGCTGAGTACCGTGAAAATAAAAAAGATCCAGAAGACCCTTTTTCCACGAAGAATATCTTATGTCATAGGAAGATTCCTGTCCGTACATTTCATTGTAAAGGAGTTGTTCCCTGGATTTTGTCAGCAGATATTGGAGAATTACTGGTTCTTTTAGAAATAGCGAATATGTTTGGTGTTAGCGTTGATTGA
- a CDS encoding CD1375 family protein, with protein MHPLAPSYARLILAGLKTMEDVPDVDTLRQDVQTCMNEQQTKSRSG; from the coding sequence ATGCATCCATTGGCGCCGTCTTACGCCCGACTGATACTCGCAGGACTGAAGACGATGGAGGATGTGCCGGATGTAGATACACTTCGCCAAGACGTTCAAACCTGTATGAATGAACAGCAAACGAAATCAAGGAGTGGATGA
- a CDS encoding thermonuclease family protein, translating into MKKLWVFLLAVVLLAGCNPPTPPEKPNPPDDQPNGYESSIDDVVDGDTVHLKNPVLGTTKVRMLSIDAPETNYQGKSQGKYGEEAKVYLKQLLPEGTKVKVIPGKQAKDDYGRLLAYIQKGDMDVNREMILQGKAVPYIIYPNFERVQPYLDSLNEAKKDGRGIWNPDDPLEELPYEFRLRVGHRQPDKYAGNYKTKEYVEPDQYKDILIEQRVFFWNEEDAKKAGYKKK; encoded by the coding sequence ATGAAAAAGCTGTGGGTTTTTTTGTTAGCCGTGGTGTTACTGGCCGGTTGTAATCCCCCCACTCCGCCTGAGAAACCAAATCCACCGGATGATCAGCCCAATGGTTATGAATCCTCAATTGATGACGTTGTGGACGGAGATACCGTTCATTTGAAAAATCCTGTATTGGGAACCACCAAAGTCCGCATGCTTTCCATTGACGCTCCTGAAACTAACTACCAAGGGAAAAGTCAAGGAAAATACGGAGAAGAAGCCAAAGTGTATTTAAAACAATTGCTTCCTGAAGGAACAAAGGTGAAAGTGATACCCGGAAAACAAGCGAAAGATGACTACGGTAGGTTGCTCGCCTATATCCAAAAAGGTGATATGGATGTCAACCGAGAGATGATTCTTCAAGGAAAAGCCGTTCCGTATATAATCTATCCGAATTTTGAACGGGTACAGCCATACCTAGATTCCCTCAATGAGGCGAAGAAAGACGGCCGCGGCATCTGGAATCCTGACGATCCGCTGGAAGAATTGCCTTATGAGTTCCGGCTGCGTGTTGGTCACCGGCAACCCGATAAGTACGCAGGTAACTATAAAACCAAAGAGTACGTGGAACCCGATCAATACAAGGATATTCTCATAGAACAAAGGGTGTTCTTTTGGAACGAAGAGGACGCCAAAAAAGCTGGATATAAGAAGAAATGA
- a CDS encoding ATP-dependent DNA ligase: MFIEPMLAHQSDRPFDSDEYIAEPKMDGFRLLLSTVDGIRGYTRHGNDVTDRFPELSKLSVPPETVLDGELIVTGDGGRPDFEAVMRRLQAGKQEKIQRLSHQLPVQYIVFDILYHRGQDITKQPLMERKAILSKAIDEDNTIATIRYVDGCGTDLFNVCSKMDLEGIVLKKKDAPYLAGKRSKAWQKVINYKEAEVVITGYRKSEFGWMIGIEEGNDIRPVGILELGVVPAERKALYEVSNLIKIAENEQFIYLEPRLRCKVKFRGWTSKGYMRLPVFQHFIF; encoded by the coding sequence GTGTTTATTGAGCCAATGCTTGCACATCAATCCGATAGACCTTTTGACAGTGACGAGTACATTGCTGAACCGAAAATGGACGGGTTTCGGCTGCTCCTATCGACCGTGGACGGCATAAGGGGATATACGCGACATGGAAACGACGTGACGGATCGTTTTCCTGAACTGAGTAAGTTGTCAGTGCCGCCTGAAACAGTGTTGGACGGCGAATTGATCGTAACCGGTGATGGAGGCCGACCGGATTTTGAAGCGGTTATGAGACGGTTGCAAGCTGGGAAGCAGGAGAAAATTCAACGATTATCTCACCAACTTCCTGTTCAGTATATTGTGTTTGATATACTTTATCATCGGGGACAGGACATAACCAAACAACCACTGATGGAGCGGAAAGCGATACTATCCAAAGCGATTGACGAGGACAATACAATCGCCACGATTCGTTATGTGGATGGTTGCGGAACCGATCTGTTCAATGTTTGCTCGAAGATGGATTTGGAGGGCATCGTGCTGAAAAAGAAAGACGCTCCATATCTAGCGGGGAAACGGTCAAAAGCGTGGCAAAAGGTCATCAACTACAAAGAGGCGGAAGTGGTCATCACAGGTTACCGAAAAAGTGAATTTGGGTGGATGATCGGGATCGAGGAAGGAAATGATATCCGACCAGTCGGTATTTTGGAATTAGGTGTAGTCCCAGCGGAGAGAAAGGCGCTTTACGAAGTGTCCAATCTGATCAAAATCGCCGAAAATGAGCAGTTTATATACCTAGAGCCACGATTGAGATGTAAGGTCAAATTCCGAGGATGGACTTCGAAAGGGTATATGCGCCTCCCCGTGTTTCAACACTTTATTTTCTAA
- a CDS encoding DNA cytosine methyltransferase, whose protein sequence is MIFRKGELFCGPGGLALGCKLPQSINKKTGEVFKVEHTWANDIDPYACQTFRKNICPDNPESVICKDVRELEIEKLPPIDCFTFGFPCNDFSIVGEHKGTDGKYGPLYTYGVKVLNYHNPLFFIAENVGGLQSANEGNAFKKILHDIANAGKGYNITPHLYKFEEYGVPQKRHRIIIVGIRKDLNLQFRVPAPTHVDRYVTAREALEVPPIPPDAANNEQTRHSSKVIEMLKYIPPGENAWYDGIPEELRLNVKKVKMSQIYRRLHPDEPAYTITGSGGGGTHGYHWKENRALTNRERARLQTFPDDFVFEGPKEMVRKQIGMAVPPLGAKIIMQAILDTFAGNRYKWVEPKWNFEEMEGNDLVKVLQEQAN, encoded by the coding sequence ATGATATTTAGAAAAGGGGAGTTATTTTGCGGGCCTGGTGGTTTAGCTTTAGGTTGTAAACTTCCACAATCTATTAATAAGAAAACAGGAGAGGTTTTTAAAGTAGAGCACACGTGGGCAAATGATATTGATCCTTATGCATGCCAAACTTTTAGAAAAAATATTTGCCCAGATAATCCCGAATCTGTTATTTGTAAAGACGTCCGTGAATTAGAAATTGAAAAGTTACCTCCCATTGATTGCTTTACATTCGGATTTCCATGTAACGATTTTAGTATTGTTGGAGAACACAAAGGTACAGATGGAAAGTATGGTCCACTTTACACATACGGTGTAAAAGTATTAAATTACCATAACCCATTGTTTTTTATAGCGGAAAATGTTGGTGGACTTCAGAGTGCAAACGAGGGAAATGCCTTCAAAAAAATACTTCATGATATCGCAAATGCTGGTAAAGGGTACAACATTACTCCTCACTTATACAAATTTGAGGAATATGGAGTACCTCAAAAAAGACATAGAATAATTATTGTTGGTATAAGAAAAGACCTTAACCTACAATTCCGTGTACCTGCACCTACCCACGTGGACAGATATGTAACAGCTCGTGAAGCGTTAGAAGTACCTCCTATACCACCTGATGCTGCCAATAATGAGCAAACGCGTCACAGCTCCAAAGTAATTGAAATGCTGAAATATATCCCACCTGGTGAGAATGCATGGTATGATGGAATCCCAGAAGAACTACGACTTAATGTAAAAAAGGTTAAAATGAGTCAGATCTATAGAAGATTGCATCCTGATGAACCAGCTTATACTATTACCGGATCAGGTGGTGGCGGTACTCACGGTTACCATTGGAAAGAAAATCGGGCACTCACAAACCGTGAACGTGCAAGATTGCAAACATTCCCGGATGATTTTGTATTTGAAGGTCCAAAAGAAATGGTTAGGAAACAGATTGGTATGGCAGTTCCCCCATTGGGAGCAAAAATAATAATGCAAGCAATACTTGATACATTCGCTGGTAATCGATATAAATGGGTAGAGCCTAAATGGAATTTTGAAGAAATGGAAGGAAATGATCTGGTAAAAGTCCTTCAAGAACAAGCAAACTGA
- a CDS encoding sporulation protein YjcZ, which yields MSGFGGFGGFGGFGFGLRRLLIFLLVIATIFVFAGVGFGF from the coding sequence ATGAGCGGATTTGGTGGATTTGGTGGATTTGGTGGTTTTGGTTTCGGATTGCGTCGCTTGTTAATTTTCCTGTTGGTAATCGCAACTATTTTTGTTTTTGCCGGCGTTGGATTTGGTTTCTAA
- a CDS encoding NucA/NucB deoxyribonuclease domain-containing protein translates to MFKLLRSLVIAVALVVSSIAVLPSHSTNAYSSYDVVLYFPLDRYPETGGHIRDAIASGQPDVCTIERDGADERREESLAPYPPISGYDRDEWPMAMCLEGGAGADVRYISPNDNRGAGAWVSNQLEDYPDGTRVKFIVQ, encoded by the coding sequence ATGTTTAAACTCCTTCGCTCTCTTGTGATTGCCGTGGCGCTGGTTGTGTCGTCTATTGCAGTTTTACCTTCTCATAGCACTAATGCTTATAGTAGCTACGACGTTGTACTTTACTTCCCGCTAGATCGATATCCAGAAACCGGTGGCCATATTCGCGATGCCATTGCATCTGGCCAACCGGATGTTTGCACGATCGAACGGGATGGAGCGGATGAAAGACGGGAGGAGTCGCTTGCGCCTTATCCGCCGATTAGCGGTTATGATCGAGACGAATGGCCAATGGCTATGTGCCTGGAAGGTGGCGCAGGCGCAGATGTTCGTTATATCAGTCCGAATGATAACCGTGGAGCAGGCGCATGGGTGAGCAATCAACTTGAGGATTACCCGGACGGTACCCGAGTGAAATTTATCGTTCAATGA
- a CDS encoding HNH endonuclease, with amino-acid sequence MRGFWSALSGIFSRVLGNRRGSPTIEYVIVMSAAALLGLAIFNAVISEPVKKSMACAIKTQIARINQDASVLAGCEAFVGGGSSSHNRILQGASQFDQKSPYSSLSYEGSNHSPPNLGPLGDGNQQKPHIQPLKNKQDTGLWGSFKNGLGWLWDKTKEYSGKAWDFTKGVASDVWDWIKDHTEELGAIGTVVLGVVLCFVPFAEEAGVALIVRGAGYSILGGSGIGGLFSYLQGNGPKEIARDIMIGGIVGLITHGVGEGIGQTLTSVLGKVAKPIVQRLAPYVSNFMKFIGAGGTASASDDILHGRKIDWKKAGISALATLLLFSGGHYINKYGTQLIQGINNLKNPFAQEVVLANGSTYQPKIGDTAFGQWLQKFAGQTASSEGVQAAKWLSESERESIRAANLRKYGQEPSSKKEFSPNENAGKVVDKNGKKYLTYYDGRERAIRNSSYAGKNFTIDVNGQKYEVPFDQNGFPDFRQWTDYESRLNVDQYLLVDDTQFKLLDKRLAKDMENNPELTKKIDNTFLEVLEKGIGDRNSPGIEKLKVFIRDNPVIKNNLSDSELSELSSGRGSATLIEKLNKNPKLKEEFIKANHEWISKGEDPVGYVWHHHQEEGLMQLVKSRVHGNIRHTGGRQIWGGGR; translated from the coding sequence TTGAGGGGATTTTGGAGTGCCTTATCAGGCATATTTTCGAGAGTTTTGGGGAACCGGCGTGGATCACCAACCATTGAATATGTCATCGTGATGAGTGCGGCTGCGTTGTTGGGACTAGCTATTTTTAACGCTGTCATCAGTGAACCGGTCAAAAAGTCAATGGCATGCGCGATTAAGACCCAAATCGCTCGTATCAATCAGGATGCCAGTGTGTTAGCCGGATGTGAAGCCTTTGTAGGCGGAGGCTCTTCATCTCATAACCGTATCTTACAGGGAGCTTCTCAGTTTGATCAAAAATCACCATACTCCTCATTATCCTATGAGGGAAGCAATCATTCCCCTCCAAACTTGGGGCCTCTAGGTGATGGCAATCAACAAAAACCTCATATCCAACCGTTGAAAAACAAGCAGGATACTGGTTTATGGGGCTCATTCAAGAATGGATTGGGATGGTTATGGGATAAAACGAAGGAGTACTCAGGTAAAGCATGGGATTTTACCAAGGGTGTCGCTTCAGATGTTTGGGATTGGATCAAGGACCATACAGAAGAGCTCGGAGCGATTGGAACGGTCGTACTTGGTGTAGTTTTATGTTTTGTGCCGTTCGCTGAAGAAGCAGGGGTTGCCCTGATCGTCAGAGGGGCAGGCTATTCCATATTAGGTGGGTCTGGAATAGGAGGATTGTTCTCTTATCTTCAAGGTAATGGCCCAAAGGAAATCGCTAGAGACATAATGATTGGCGGCATTGTCGGTCTGATTACCCACGGTGTTGGAGAAGGGATCGGGCAAACTCTCACATCTGTTCTGGGAAAAGTCGCCAAGCCTATTGTCCAACGATTGGCCCCTTATGTCAGTAATTTTATGAAGTTTATAGGTGCTGGTGGTACAGCATCCGCTTCGGATGATATTCTTCATGGAAGAAAAATAGATTGGAAAAAAGCTGGTATTTCAGCGCTAGCTACATTGCTTTTGTTTAGCGGTGGGCATTATATCAATAAATACGGCACCCAACTCATTCAAGGGATTAACAATCTCAAAAACCCCTTTGCGCAAGAGGTTGTTTTAGCTAACGGGAGTACATACCAACCCAAAATTGGCGATACAGCTTTTGGACAGTGGTTACAGAAGTTTGCAGGTCAAACGGCATCTTCGGAAGGTGTTCAGGCCGCCAAATGGCTATCTGAATCTGAAAGAGAAAGCATTCGTGCAGCGAATTTAAGAAAATACGGTCAAGAACCTTCATCGAAAAAGGAGTTTTCTCCAAATGAAAATGCTGGTAAAGTTGTGGATAAAAACGGAAAAAAATATTTAACGTATTATGATGGGAGAGAAAGAGCTATTCGCAACTCTTCATACGCAGGCAAGAATTTTACTATTGATGTTAATGGTCAGAAGTATGAGGTGCCGTTTGACCAAAACGGATTTCCTGATTTTAGACAATGGACAGATTATGAATCCCGTTTAAATGTTGATCAGTATTTATTGGTTGATGACACTCAATTTAAGCTACTTGATAAACGTTTAGCTAAAGATATGGAAAACAATCCTGAACTGACAAAAAAAATAGACAATACATTTCTGGAAGTATTAGAGAAAGGAATTGGAGATCGAAATAGCCCTGGAATCGAAAAACTAAAGGTGTTTATTAGAGATAATCCTGTGATAAAAAACAATCTTTCTGATTCCGAGTTATCCGAATTGTCTTCCGGGAGGGGAAGTGCTACTCTTATTGAGAAATTAAATAAAAACCCAAAGTTAAAAGAAGAGTTCATCAAAGCCAATCATGAATGGATTAGTAAAGGGGAAGATCCAGTTGGGTATGTATGGCACCATCATCAGGAAGAAGGGTTAATGCAACTTGTGAAATCTAGAGTCCATGGTAACATAAGACATACAGGCGGACGTCAAATTTGGGGCGGTGGACGTTGA
- a CDS encoding phage holin family protein: METTFKLIVAIGGAAASFLWGGWSTALQTLLLFVALDYLTGFLAAGKEGKLSSRIGFQGITMKVGIFAIVAVAHQVDAMLGDGHIFRDGATAFYIANEALSIIENAGRMGLPIPPKIQQAVEILRGKEIDKK; encoded by the coding sequence ATGGAGACGACGTTTAAATTGATTGTTGCCATTGGCGGCGCTGCCGCCTCTTTTTTATGGGGAGGGTGGTCAACCGCGTTGCAAACACTTCTTTTGTTTGTTGCCCTCGATTACCTGACCGGTTTCTTGGCGGCAGGGAAAGAGGGGAAGTTATCCAGTCGGATCGGGTTTCAGGGAATCACGATGAAGGTGGGAATCTTTGCGATAGTGGCCGTGGCCCATCAGGTAGATGCCATGTTGGGCGACGGTCATATTTTCCGGGATGGAGCCACGGCTTTCTATATCGCCAATGAAGCCCTCTCCATCATTGAAAACGCCGGTCGGATGGGTCTCCCCATTCCGCCAAAAATCCAACAAGCTGTAGAAATCCTGCGAGGAAAGGAGATCGATAAGAAATGA
- a CDS encoding AlwI family type II restriction endonuclease, with product MSRKTWFITRPERDPHFHRDALMALKKATNNFTIKWDRNREVHKEYERALSLANLKRNNVSHDGSGGRTWFALLKTFSYCYTNDDGYIVPTKVGLAILEGKKVFENIKKQILTFQIPNAYFLEPGFRPKFDEGFEIRPILFLIRLTNQELLDYYLTKEEITYFALTAKKDSDLDEVIHKIVDYRHSPIEKKIEMKEEIANCYDHRDRVDKDSRSFEENHSDVAHTFMLISEYTGLVEYIRGKALRVNPEKSTSIKEELDYFETRYPFNKRYLISRERMYENSGLDVDSYKATRMGEKKPASNARKKEIKVKSLLKDYPSISNLSIEKLEQIFRQEFNPAQAKKLAFEVAQNSSRFDQLNNDFVESYLSEENNLKFEDKTGEVLNALGFQVVMRPDSANTKTEIEILLKYGENKCGIIDTKNYRQKFSLSASLASHMASEYIPNYDNFEGRELCFFGYVTANDFGGENNLVRISEKAKKIINKDINGIIISARVLLSFLDYCIENNIAKEKRLQMFLNAIKNRGYKTFGEFMNVIKQV from the coding sequence ATGAGCAGGAAAACGTGGTTTATTACACGGCCTGAACGCGATCCTCATTTTCACAGAGATGCGTTAATGGCTCTTAAGAAAGCGACAAATAACTTTACAATTAAATGGGATCGTAATAGAGAAGTTCATAAGGAATATGAACGAGCTTTGTCGTTAGCTAATCTAAAAAGAAATAACGTAAGCCATGATGGTTCTGGAGGACGAACTTGGTTTGCATTACTAAAAACATTTTCTTACTGTTACACTAATGATGATGGATACATAGTTCCCACTAAAGTTGGATTAGCAATATTGGAAGGAAAAAAAGTGTTTGAGAATATCAAGAAACAGATTCTTACATTCCAAATTCCAAATGCTTACTTTTTAGAACCTGGATTTCGACCTAAATTTGATGAAGGATTTGAGATCCGTCCAATATTGTTTTTGATTCGCTTAACCAATCAAGAATTACTTGATTATTATTTAACAAAAGAGGAAATAACCTATTTCGCTTTAACTGCTAAGAAAGATTCTGATTTGGACGAAGTAATCCATAAGATTGTTGATTACAGACATTCCCCTATTGAAAAGAAGATTGAAATGAAAGAAGAAATAGCGAATTGTTATGATCACAGGGATCGTGTCGATAAAGATTCGAGAAGCTTTGAAGAAAATCATTCTGATGTAGCACATACATTTATGTTAATTAGTGAATACACTGGTCTAGTCGAGTATATAAGAGGTAAAGCTTTACGAGTTAATCCAGAAAAAAGTACTAGTATAAAAGAAGAATTGGATTACTTTGAAACCCGTTATCCTTTTAATAAACGATATTTAATATCTAGAGAGCGCATGTATGAAAATAGCGGATTAGATGTGGATAGCTATAAAGCTACTAGGATGGGAGAAAAAAAACCTGCATCAAACGCAAGAAAAAAGGAGATAAAAGTCAAATCATTGTTGAAAGACTATCCTAGTATTTCAAATCTAAGTATAGAAAAGCTTGAGCAGATATTTAGACAGGAGTTTAATCCTGCGCAAGCAAAGAAATTAGCTTTTGAAGTTGCTCAAAATTCATCAAGATTTGACCAGCTAAATAACGATTTTGTAGAAAGTTACTTATCAGAAGAAAATAACCTTAAATTTGAGGATAAAACTGGTGAAGTGCTAAATGCATTAGGGTTTCAAGTGGTCATGAGACCAGATTCGGCAAATACTAAAACAGAAATTGAGATTTTACTAAAATATGGAGAAAATAAATGTGGAATAATTGATACCAAAAATTATCGTCAAAAATTCTCGCTTAGTGCATCGTTAGCATCTCATATGGCATCTGAGTATATTCCAAACTATGATAACTTTGAAGGTAGAGAATTGTGCTTTTTTGGTTATGTAACTGCGAATGATTTTGGTGGTGAAAATAATTTAGTTAGGATTAGCGAGAAAGCAAAAAAAATCATTAATAAAGATATAAATGGAATAATCATTAGTGCCAGAGTCCTTCTTTCTTTTTTGGATTATTGTATTGAGAATAACATTGCAAAGGAAAAGAGGTTACAGATGTTTTTGAACGCCATTAAGAATAGAGGTTACAAAACATTTGGGGAGTTTATGAATGTAATTAAACAGGTATAG
- a CDS encoding iron chaperone encodes MEVFAEYLARIDNPQHRARTEEILAWVANKFPNLEPQIKWNKPTFTDHGTYIIMFATAKNHLSILPEEETMVHFADEIAQAGYSASSRLFRIKWTEPVNYELLEKIIEFNIKDKAGCSTFWRK; translated from the coding sequence ATGGAAGTTTTTGCAGAATATTTAGCGCGTATTGATAACCCGCAACATCGGGCCCGAACAGAGGAAATTTTGGCGTGGGTTGCTAATAAATTCCCAAATTTGGAACCGCAAATCAAGTGGAACAAACCCACGTTTACCGATCACGGCACATACATCATTATGTTTGCCACAGCAAAGAATCATTTGAGCATTTTACCCGAAGAAGAGACAATGGTGCATTTTGCCGATGAAATCGCCCAAGCTGGCTACAGCGCTTCTTCACGCTTGTTCCGAATTAAATGGACTGAACCAGTTAATTACGAATTGCTAGAGAAGATAATTGAATTTAATATCAAGGATAAGGCAGGCTGTTCAACTTTTTGGCGGAAATAA
- a CDS encoding bifunctional 3-deoxy-7-phosphoheptulonate synthase/chorismate mutase, with amino-acid sequence MSHQQFEKLRKKLDEINLQLLRIINERASVVKEIGEIKKRYSVQKFDPIRERDMLERIVQHNEGPFDDNTVRHLFKQIFKASLSLLEDDHKKALLVSRKRQPKDTVVMVGDVPVGGERNVMVAGPCSVESEEQVRQVAQTMSKLGIRLIRGGAYKPRTSPYDFQGLGEEGLKILRRVADEFGLKVVSEIVHPADIEMATQYVDVIQIGARNMQNFELLKAAGSVRKPVLLKRGLAATLEEFMFAAEYIVSRGNTQVILCERGIRTYEKWTRNTLDISAVPILKQESHLPVLVDISHSTGRRDILLPIAKAALAAGADGIMVETHPEPSVALSDAGQQINLEQLEALLTQLRQTHDLV; translated from the coding sequence TTGAGTCACCAACAGTTCGAAAAGCTGAGGAAGAAACTGGACGAAATCAACTTGCAACTGCTTCGCATCATCAACGAACGTGCGTCGGTGGTAAAGGAAATCGGAGAAATCAAAAAACGATACAGTGTTCAAAAATTCGACCCGATCCGGGAAAGAGACATGCTGGAACGGATCGTGCAGCATAACGAAGGGCCATTCGACGACAACACGGTCCGCCATCTGTTTAAGCAGATTTTCAAGGCTTCATTGAGCTTGCTAGAAGATGACCACAAAAAGGCATTGCTGGTCAGCCGGAAGCGCCAGCCGAAAGACACCGTCGTCATGGTGGGCGATGTTCCGGTCGGCGGGGAGCGAAACGTCATGGTGGCGGGACCTTGCTCAGTTGAATCGGAGGAACAGGTTCGGCAAGTGGCGCAAACGATGAGCAAACTGGGAATTCGCCTGATCCGTGGCGGTGCGTACAAACCGCGCACGTCTCCCTACGACTTTCAGGGCTTGGGAGAAGAGGGGTTGAAAATCCTGCGCCGGGTGGCGGATGAATTCGGCTTGAAAGTGGTCAGTGAAATTGTTCATCCGGCCGATATCGAGATGGCGACACAGTATGTAGATGTGATCCAGATCGGTGCACGCAATATGCAGAACTTTGAGCTCTTGAAAGCGGCAGGCTCTGTTCGGAAGCCCGTGCTGTTGAAACGCGGCTTGGCGGCGACACTGGAAGAATTCATGTTTGCGGCGGAATATATTGTCTCCCGCGGCAACACACAGGTCATCCTGTGCGAGCGCGGCATTCGTACTTATGAAAAATGGACGCGAAACACGTTGGATATTTCGGCTGTTCCCATTTTGAAACAAGAAAGCCATCTGCCCGTGTTGGTGGATATCAGTCACTCCACCGGCCGTCGTGACATCCTGTTGCCCATCGCTAAAGCGGCATTGGCTGCGGGGGCGGACGGGATCATGGTGGAGACGCATCCGGAACCTTCGGTGGCGTTGTCGGATGCTGGGCAGCAAATCAATCTCGAACAACTAGAAGCATTGCTGACACAATTGCGTCAAACGCACGACTTGGTGTGA